A section of the Delphinus delphis chromosome 1, mDelDel1.2, whole genome shotgun sequence genome encodes:
- the S100A14 gene encoding protein S100-A14 codes for MGQCGSANVQGAQEFSDVERAIETLIKNFHQYSVAGGKETLTPSELRDLVTQQLPHLMPNNCGLEEKIANLGSCKDSKLEFGTFWELIGEAAKSVKLESPVRGS; via the exons ATGGGACAGTGTGGGTCAGCCAACGTGCAG GGTGCCCAGGAATTCAGTGACGTGGAGAGGGCCATCGAGACCCTGATCAAGAACTTCCACCAGTATTCGGTGgcgggtgggaaggagacgctgACCCCCTCCGAGCTACGGGACCTGGTCACCCAGCAGCTGCCCCACCTCATGCCG AACAACTGTGGGCTGGAAGAGAAAATTGCCAACTTGGGCAGCTGTAAAGACTCTAAACTGGAGTTCGGGACTTTCTGGGAGCTGATTGGAGAAGCAGCCAAGAGTGTGAAGCTGGAGAGCCCTGTCCGGGGGAGTTGA
- the S100A16 gene encoding protein S100-A16 yields MADSYTELEKAVVVLVENFYKYVSKHSLAKDKISKSSFRKMLQKELNHMLTDTGNRRAADKLIQNLDANHDGRISFDEYWILIGGITSPIASLIRQQEQQSSS; encoded by the exons ATGGCGGACTCCTACACGGAGCTGGAGAAGGCGGTGGTCGTCCTGGTGGAAAACTTCTACAAATACGTGTCCAAGCACAGCCTGGCCAAGGACAAGATCAGCAAAAGCAGCTTCCGGAAGATGCTTCAGAAGGAGCTCAACCATATGCTGACG GACACCGGGAACCGAAGGGCTGCTGATAAGCTCATCCAGAACCTGGACGCCAACCACGACGGGCGCATCAGCTTCGACGAGTACTGGATCTTGATAGGCGGCATCACTAGTCCCATCGCCAGCCTTATCCGCCAGCAGGAGCAGCAGAGCAGCAGCTAG